In Corallococcus macrosporus, the following are encoded in one genomic region:
- a CDS encoding cob(I)yrinic acid a,c-diamide adenosyltransferase yields MKIYTKTGDAGETGLFGGGRVAKDDALVDAYGEVDELNATLGLARTSPLPADLDHLLQRIQDQLFTVGAVLATPPHTKAAAHIPELHPEWVEEMERHIDRYEEELPKMTHFILPGGAPAAAALHLSRTVCRRAERRVVTLLREDKAPPAVAMYLNRLSDLLFVVARLVNFRAGLPDVKWIPEKPTK; encoded by the coding sequence ATGAAGATCTATACGAAGACCGGCGATGCGGGAGAGACGGGCCTGTTCGGCGGTGGCCGCGTGGCGAAGGACGACGCGCTGGTGGACGCGTACGGTGAGGTGGACGAGCTCAACGCCACGCTGGGCCTCGCGCGCACCTCCCCGCTGCCGGCGGACCTGGACCACCTGCTCCAGCGCATCCAGGACCAGCTCTTCACGGTGGGCGCGGTGCTGGCCACGCCGCCGCACACCAAGGCGGCGGCCCACATCCCGGAATTGCACCCGGAGTGGGTGGAGGAGATGGAGCGCCACATCGACCGGTACGAGGAGGAGCTGCCGAAGATGACGCACTTCATCCTCCCCGGAGGCGCGCCCGCGGCCGCGGCGCTGCACCTGTCGCGCACGGTGTGCCGCCGCGCCGAGCGCCGGGTCGTGACGCTCTTGCGTGAGGACAAGGCGCCGCCCGCGGTGGCCATGTACCTGAACCGCCTGTCGGACCTGCTCTTTGTCGTAGCCCGGCTGGTGAACTTCCGCGCCGGCCTGCCGGACGTGAAGTGGATCCCCGAGAAGCCGACGAAGTAA
- a CDS encoding YihY/virulence factor BrkB family protein, with protein MGLPRLKYLTWREFARRFWKEIEEDTVTDVAAQLSYYFIFSLFPFLFFLVTLVAYLPFAPGAVDAMMDRIRPLVPGDAMGLLSQHLTSVVGETRPKLLTVGLLVALWSASRGVDALRKALNLAYDVSESRPFWKTQGLALVVTLMGGLLIPLSFAILLLGGRVGAWVADKLALIDEFHLVWSWLRWPFTMALVMLMLSLCYYLLPDVKQRFKYITPGSVIGTLAWLGSTWGFTQYVEHFGKYDVTYGSIGGVVVLLLWLYLTGLIFILGGELNAILEHASVQGKAKGARDFGQPAPLEPPLKTPGAAKSAASARKTRLALFKRRRRVAEGKDPEPPGLLPDGNDNPSMH; from the coding sequence ATGGGGCTGCCACGGCTCAAGTATCTGACGTGGAGGGAGTTCGCGCGGCGCTTCTGGAAGGAGATTGAGGAGGACACCGTCACCGACGTGGCGGCGCAGCTGTCCTACTACTTCATCTTCTCCCTGTTCCCGTTCCTGTTCTTCCTCGTCACGCTGGTGGCGTACCTGCCGTTCGCGCCCGGCGCCGTGGACGCGATGATGGACCGCATCCGCCCGCTGGTGCCCGGCGACGCCATGGGCCTGCTCAGCCAGCACCTGACGTCCGTCGTCGGGGAGACGCGCCCCAAGCTGCTCACCGTGGGTCTGCTCGTGGCGCTGTGGTCCGCGTCGCGCGGCGTGGATGCCCTGCGCAAGGCCCTCAACCTGGCCTACGACGTGTCGGAGTCCCGGCCCTTCTGGAAGACGCAGGGCCTGGCGCTGGTCGTGACGCTGATGGGCGGCCTGCTGATCCCGCTGTCCTTCGCCATCCTGCTGCTGGGCGGGCGCGTGGGGGCGTGGGTGGCGGACAAGCTGGCGCTCATCGACGAGTTCCACCTCGTCTGGTCCTGGCTGCGCTGGCCCTTCACCATGGCGCTGGTGATGCTGATGCTGTCGCTCTGCTACTACCTGCTGCCGGATGTGAAGCAGCGCTTCAAGTACATCACCCCGGGCTCCGTCATCGGCACGCTGGCGTGGCTGGGCAGCACCTGGGGCTTCACCCAGTACGTGGAGCACTTCGGCAAGTACGACGTCACCTACGGCTCCATCGGGGGCGTGGTGGTGCTGCTGCTGTGGCTCTACCTCACCGGGCTCATCTTCATCCTCGGCGGGGAGCTCAACGCCATCCTCGAGCACGCGTCCGTGCAGGGGAAGGCCAAGGGCGCGCGCGACTTCGGTCAGCCCGCGCCCCTGGAGCCGCCCCTCAAGACGCCCGGCGCGGCCAAGAGCGCCGCCAGCGCCCGGAAGACGCGGCTCGCGCTGTTCAAGCGCAGGCGCCGCGTGGCGGAAGGCAAGGATCCGGAGCCCCCGGGCCTCCTGCCGGACGGGAACGACAACCCGTCCATGCACTGA
- a CDS encoding thymidylate synthase encodes MRPYLSLMEHVLEHGTKKGDRTGTGTLSLFGHQLRFDLTQGFPLVTTKKLHLKSIIHELLWMLRGDSNVRSLQEVGVTIWDEWASADGSLGPVYGHQWRSWNTPDGGHVDQMKQLVDGLKKNPDSRRHLVSAWNVADVPSMKLPPCHVMFQFYVADGRLSCQLYQRSADIFLGLPFNIASYSLLTLMVAQATGLTPHEFIHTIGDAHLYLNHVEQAREQLKREPRPLPRMRLNPEVKDLFAFRYEDFTLEGYDPHPAIKAPVAV; translated from the coding sequence ATGCGGCCATACCTGAGTCTGATGGAGCACGTCCTGGAGCACGGGACGAAGAAGGGCGACCGGACCGGCACGGGGACGCTGAGCCTCTTCGGCCACCAGCTCCGCTTCGACCTCACCCAGGGCTTCCCCCTGGTGACGACGAAGAAGCTCCACCTGAAGTCCATCATCCACGAGCTCCTGTGGATGCTCCGGGGGGACTCGAACGTGCGCTCGCTCCAGGAGGTGGGGGTCACCATCTGGGACGAGTGGGCCAGCGCCGACGGCAGCCTGGGCCCCGTGTACGGCCACCAGTGGCGCTCGTGGAACACGCCGGACGGCGGCCACGTGGACCAGATGAAGCAGTTGGTGGACGGGCTGAAGAAGAACCCGGACTCGCGCCGCCACCTGGTGAGCGCGTGGAACGTGGCGGACGTGCCCTCCATGAAGCTGCCGCCCTGCCACGTGATGTTCCAGTTCTACGTGGCCGACGGGCGCCTCTCCTGCCAGCTCTACCAGCGCAGCGCGGACATCTTCCTGGGGCTGCCCTTCAACATCGCGTCGTACTCGCTGCTGACGCTGATGGTGGCGCAGGCCACGGGCCTCACCCCGCACGAGTTCATCCACACCATCGGTGACGCGCACCTGTACCTGAACCACGTGGAGCAGGCCCGGGAGCAGCTGAAGCGCGAGCCGCGCCCCCTGCCGCGCATGCGCCTGAACCCCGAGGTGAAGGACCTGTTCGCCTTCCGCTACGAGGACTTCACGCTGGAGGGCTACGACCCGCACCCCGCCATCAAGGCGCCCGTGGCCGTATGA
- a CDS encoding FTR1 family protein, translated as MKHAASLTLCLLLALSSSARAEAPASDEGRTWHRLVGILQYLQADYPAAVSSKSEFELTEQKSFAAEALAAAKELGPAAATFVPRVEAIQARVNEATDPEGVSRDCGELVENLVLAGGLARSPRVAPDLEHGKKLYQANCSACHGADGKAEVSIAATMEPQPASFHDPELMEDGLTPYKAFNTTSFGVPGTAMPAYPTLTEDDRWSLAFFVFTLRQPPCQGEPPSVSLERLATSTDAELAKAFGADKVACLRQNMPDADEEKVLLNARAAVSDALKLGADGDYAAAKVALLDAYLNGLEPVEPKLRGRDPVLTQKLEEAFLQARLAAERKSPHLQDEGRELLSLLDQARKSTGSTTDVLSVAWLTLLILLREGFEATIIVTALLAALKKMKAMDQVRVVHAGWVSALIAGAIAYIIGRKLLAGAQREWLEGVTALVAVAMLLYAALWLNARANVSHFMGELRQKMQGALGRGSTVGLFVIAFTSVLRESFETAIFLQGLAVDSAAGVAWGVVAGVAALAVLVLFVNRMGYRLPMKTLFNLSTVVMVVTAVMLLGKGIHSLQEVGALPLVPVRFIYVDMLGLYPDALSLVPQALLAVAPLVYRALRRRPRVETPASGDGATPTPPLR; from the coding sequence GTGAAACACGCCGCCTCCCTCACGCTGTGCCTGCTGCTCGCGCTGTCCTCTTCCGCCCGGGCCGAAGCGCCGGCGTCCGACGAGGGGCGCACCTGGCACCGGCTGGTGGGCATCCTCCAGTACCTCCAGGCGGACTACCCGGCCGCGGTGTCGTCGAAGTCGGAGTTCGAGCTGACGGAGCAGAAGAGCTTCGCGGCGGAAGCCCTGGCGGCGGCGAAGGAGCTGGGCCCGGCGGCCGCCACGTTCGTGCCGCGCGTGGAGGCCATCCAGGCGCGCGTCAACGAAGCGACGGACCCGGAGGGCGTCAGCCGCGACTGCGGGGAGCTGGTGGAGAACCTGGTGCTGGCGGGGGGCCTGGCGCGCAGCCCCCGCGTGGCGCCGGACCTGGAGCACGGCAAGAAGCTGTACCAGGCCAACTGCTCGGCGTGCCACGGCGCGGACGGCAAGGCGGAGGTGTCCATCGCGGCCACCATGGAGCCGCAGCCCGCGAGCTTCCACGACCCGGAGCTGATGGAGGACGGCCTGACGCCGTACAAGGCGTTCAACACCACCAGCTTCGGCGTGCCCGGCACCGCGATGCCGGCCTACCCCACGCTCACCGAGGACGATCGCTGGTCGCTGGCCTTCTTCGTCTTCACGCTGCGCCAGCCGCCGTGCCAGGGCGAGCCGCCCAGCGTGTCGCTGGAGCGGCTGGCCACGTCCACGGACGCGGAGCTGGCGAAGGCGTTCGGCGCGGACAAGGTGGCGTGCCTGCGCCAGAACATGCCGGACGCGGACGAGGAGAAGGTGCTGCTCAACGCGCGCGCCGCGGTGAGCGACGCGCTGAAGCTGGGCGCGGACGGCGACTACGCGGCGGCGAAGGTGGCGCTGCTGGACGCGTACCTCAACGGCCTGGAGCCGGTGGAGCCCAAGCTGCGCGGGCGCGACCCGGTGCTCACCCAGAAGCTGGAGGAGGCCTTCCTCCAGGCGCGGCTCGCCGCCGAGCGCAAGAGCCCGCACCTCCAGGACGAGGGACGTGAGCTGCTGTCGCTGCTGGACCAGGCGCGCAAGTCCACCGGCAGCACCACGGACGTGCTGTCCGTCGCGTGGCTCACGCTGCTCATCCTGCTGCGCGAGGGCTTCGAGGCGACCATCATCGTCACGGCGCTGCTCGCCGCGCTCAAGAAGATGAAGGCCATGGACCAGGTGCGCGTGGTGCACGCGGGCTGGGTGTCCGCGCTCATCGCGGGCGCCATCGCGTACATCATCGGCCGCAAGCTGCTGGCCGGCGCGCAGCGCGAGTGGCTGGAGGGCGTCACCGCGCTCGTCGCGGTGGCCATGCTGCTGTACGCGGCGCTGTGGCTCAACGCGCGCGCCAACGTGAGCCACTTCATGGGCGAGCTGCGCCAGAAGATGCAGGGCGCGCTGGGCCGGGGCAGCACGGTGGGCCTGTTCGTCATCGCGTTCACGTCCGTGCTGCGTGAGAGCTTCGAGACGGCCATCTTCCTCCAGGGCCTGGCGGTGGACTCCGCGGCGGGCGTGGCCTGGGGCGTGGTGGCGGGCGTCGCGGCGCTGGCGGTGCTGGTGCTCTTCGTCAACCGCATGGGCTACCGGCTGCCCATGAAGACGCTCTTCAACCTCTCCACGGTGGTGATGGTGGTGACGGCGGTGATGCTGCTGGGCAAGGGCATCCACTCGCTGCAGGAGGTGGGCGCGCTGCCGCTGGTGCCGGTGCGCTTCATCTACGTGGACATGCTGGGCCTGTATCCGGACGCCCTGTCGTTGGTGCCGCAGGCGCTGCTGGCCGTGGCGCCGCTCGTGTACCGGGCCCTGCGCCGCCGGCCCCGCGTGGAGACGCCCGCCTCCGGCGACGGGGCGACGCCGACGCCGCCCTTGCGGTAG
- a CDS encoding dihydrofolate reductase: MSPRVSAIVAMAANRAIGQGNTLPWRLPQDLARFKRLTMGHTLVMGRKTYDSIGRPLPGRTTVVLTRQRDWAAPQGVHVAHTVDDALARAAGDSEVFIAGGADLYAQTQGLWHRLYLTRIERDFAGDAFFPPVDLSGWRLVEEERHPEGDLPFGFFTYERQG, translated from the coding sequence ATGAGCCCGCGCGTGTCCGCCATCGTCGCCATGGCGGCGAACCGCGCCATCGGTCAGGGCAACACCCTGCCCTGGCGCCTGCCGCAGGACCTGGCGCGCTTCAAGCGCCTGACGATGGGGCACACCCTCGTCATGGGCCGCAAGACGTACGACTCCATCGGCAGGCCCCTGCCCGGCCGCACCACCGTGGTCCTCACCCGCCAGCGCGACTGGGCCGCCCCCCAGGGCGTGCACGTGGCGCACACCGTGGACGACGCGCTGGCCCGGGCGGCAGGCGACAGCGAGGTCTTCATCGCCGGGGGCGCGGACCTCTACGCACAGACGCAAGGACTGTGGCACCGGCTCTACCTCACCCGCATCGAGCGGGACTTCGCGGGCGACGCCTTCTTCCCGCCCGTGGACCTCTCTGGATGGAGGTTGGTGGAGGAGGAACGGCACCCGGAAGGCGACCTGCCCTTCGGTTTCTTCACCTACGAGCGTCAGGGTTAG
- a CDS encoding DMT family transporter: protein MGASATGAVTPSSATPPLGRVYAALTVQVLISAGTYLAAKRAMTELSPFTVVLWRFLVCGAAFVTLLAVTPGRKLPPRHAWPRIALLGLMGGPVNQTLFFSGLSRSTAAHAALFYALTPLGVYVASLVLGRERASARTTAGILTALVGVVVLLLGRGLASARGTLEGDLLILAAVVAWVVYTTEGKPLASEHGPLRATAWTMTVATVLQLPLIPFVLEPEAVWASSAAAKASIVYVGLMTSVVAYLLWSYALSKVPASRVAIFSNLQPAVTALVAWLFLDEALHWELALGGALVLVGVRLTQTAPVKAAPVVVRTG from the coding sequence ATGGGCGCTTCTGCAACTGGAGCCGTGACGCCTTCCTCCGCGACGCCGCCGCTCGGGCGGGTGTACGCGGCGCTGACGGTGCAGGTGCTGATCAGCGCGGGCACGTACCTGGCCGCCAAGCGGGCGATGACGGAGCTGTCGCCGTTCACGGTGGTGCTGTGGCGCTTCCTCGTGTGCGGCGCCGCGTTCGTGACGCTGCTCGCGGTGACGCCGGGGCGCAAGCTGCCGCCGCGACATGCGTGGCCGCGCATCGCGCTGCTGGGGCTGATGGGCGGGCCGGTGAACCAGACGCTGTTCTTCTCCGGCCTGTCGCGCTCCACGGCGGCGCACGCGGCGCTGTTCTACGCGCTCACGCCGCTGGGCGTGTACGTGGCCAGCCTGGTGCTGGGCCGGGAGCGGGCCTCCGCGCGGACGACGGCGGGCATCCTCACGGCGCTGGTGGGCGTGGTGGTGCTGCTCCTGGGCCGGGGCCTCGCGAGCGCGCGGGGCACGCTGGAGGGAGACCTGCTCATCCTCGCGGCGGTGGTGGCGTGGGTGGTCTACACGACGGAAGGCAAGCCCCTGGCCTCCGAGCACGGGCCGCTGCGAGCGACGGCGTGGACCATGACCGTCGCCACGGTGTTGCAGTTGCCGCTCATCCCGTTCGTGCTGGAGCCCGAGGCGGTGTGGGCGTCCAGCGCCGCCGCGAAGGCGTCCATCGTGTACGTGGGGCTGATGACGTCCGTGGTGGCGTACCTGCTCTGGTCCTACGCGCTGTCGAAGGTGCCCGCGTCGCGCGTGGCCATCTTCTCCAACCTCCAGCCAGCGGTGACGGCGCTGGTGGCGTGGCTCTTCCTGGACGAAGCGCTGCACTGGGAGCTGGCGCTGGGTGGCGCGCTGGTGCTCGTGGGCGTGCGGCTGACGCAGACCGCGCCCGTGAAGGCCGCGCCCGTGGTGGTGCGCACGGGCTGA
- a CDS encoding M48 family metallopeptidase, whose translation MQRMVTALLTLTLASGLSTGCAKQRVGAEKAIASVLISDEQEAQLGLQVKKELETKENVKYVEDPAVLDYVRSISAPILAQANKDRSGVKWKVNVINDPKTVNAFATPGGFLYVYTGLLLAADSEAELAGVMAHEAGHVVGRHSARAMVNAYGLQAITQVALGQNPGTAAQIAAQLAGGGLQLAHGRSEETEADEYGAKYSAGAGFDPNGLITFFQKLQKEQGSTPGVMKWLSTHPTNEDRIAHLRKIIAQQGLKGDRTGPGGLPAIQAKLPKQ comes from the coding sequence ATGCAACGGATGGTCACCGCACTCCTGACCCTCACCCTGGCCTCGGGCCTCTCCACGGGCTGCGCCAAGCAGCGCGTGGGCGCGGAGAAGGCGATTGCCAGTGTCCTCATCTCCGACGAGCAGGAGGCCCAGCTGGGCCTCCAGGTGAAGAAGGAGCTGGAGACGAAGGAGAACGTCAAGTACGTGGAGGACCCGGCGGTGCTGGACTACGTCCGGAGCATCTCCGCGCCCATCCTCGCGCAGGCCAACAAGGACCGCTCCGGGGTGAAGTGGAAGGTCAACGTCATCAACGACCCCAAGACGGTCAACGCCTTCGCCACGCCGGGCGGCTTCCTCTACGTGTACACGGGCCTCTTGCTCGCGGCGGACTCGGAGGCGGAGCTGGCGGGCGTGATGGCGCACGAGGCGGGCCACGTGGTGGGCCGTCACTCCGCGCGCGCCATGGTGAACGCCTACGGCCTGCAGGCCATCACCCAGGTGGCGCTGGGCCAGAACCCGGGCACCGCCGCGCAGATCGCCGCGCAGCTGGCGGGTGGCGGACTGCAGCTGGCGCACGGCCGCAGCGAGGAGACGGAGGCCGACGAATACGGCGCGAAGTACTCCGCCGGCGCGGGCTTCGACCCCAACGGCCTCATCACCTTCTTCCAGAAGCTCCAGAAGGAGCAGGGCTCCACGCCGGGCGTGATGAAGTGGCTGTCCACGCACCCCACCAACGAGGACCGCATCGCGCACCTGCGGAAGATCATCGCGCAGCAGGGGCTCAAGGGTGACCGCACCGGCCCGGGCGGGCTGCCGGCCATCCAGGCCAAGCTGCCCAAGCAGTAG
- the queG gene encoding tRNA epoxyqueuosine(34) reductase QueG — translation MYATQLPTARLRQLAQDVGFDLIGFARAEPIPPSSLMSWLEAGYDADMDWMGSRAEERLDVSVLLPGARTVLSFANNYYRDDAPSQGSPIARYARGRDYHSTLRDRMKAFRKTINAWYPGLGTYGGVDSGPMMEKVWAARGGLGYVGKNGCLITESHGSWVLLATLILDAEVDAYPDGPVADRCGSCRRCLMACPTGALVGNRQVDARACLSYQTIENRDRDVPEAFRLKFDNLIFGCDICQQVCPLNRKPVFAEDDRFVPRAVASLGTLELAALTPEQYKELIPGTALARARYDGLRRNAVYALGVARQAHARPLLEKLSGDDSELVRSAARWALLQLEP, via the coding sequence GTGTACGCGACGCAACTGCCCACTGCCCGCTTGAGGCAGCTCGCCCAGGACGTGGGCTTCGACCTCATCGGCTTCGCGCGCGCGGAGCCCATCCCGCCGTCGTCGCTGATGTCGTGGCTGGAGGCCGGCTACGACGCGGACATGGACTGGATGGGGTCGCGCGCGGAGGAGCGGCTGGACGTGTCCGTGCTGCTGCCGGGCGCGCGCACGGTGCTGTCCTTCGCGAACAACTACTACCGGGACGACGCGCCGTCGCAGGGCTCGCCCATCGCGCGGTACGCGAGGGGCCGCGACTACCACTCCACGCTGCGCGACCGGATGAAGGCGTTCCGCAAGACGATCAACGCCTGGTACCCGGGGCTGGGCACCTACGGCGGCGTGGACAGCGGGCCCATGATGGAGAAGGTGTGGGCCGCGCGCGGGGGCCTGGGCTACGTGGGCAAGAACGGCTGCCTCATCACGGAGTCGCACGGCTCGTGGGTGCTGCTGGCCACGCTCATCCTGGACGCGGAGGTGGACGCGTATCCGGACGGACCGGTGGCGGACCGCTGCGGTTCCTGCCGGCGGTGTCTCATGGCGTGTCCCACGGGCGCGCTGGTGGGCAACCGGCAGGTGGATGCGCGGGCGTGCCTGTCGTACCAGACCATCGAGAACCGCGACCGCGACGTGCCGGAGGCGTTCCGGCTCAAGTTCGACAACCTCATCTTCGGCTGCGACATCTGCCAGCAGGTGTGCCCGCTGAACAGGAAGCCGGTGTTCGCGGAGGATGACCGCTTCGTGCCCCGCGCGGTGGCGTCGCTGGGCACGCTGGAGCTGGCGGCGCTCACCCCCGAGCAATACAAGGAACTCATCCCCGGCACGGCGCTGGCGCGCGCGCGGTACGACGGTTTGAGGCGCAACGCTGTCTATGCACTGGGTGTCGCACGGCAGGCGCACGCCCGGCCGCTGCTCGAAAAACTCAGCGGCGACGACAGTGAGCTGGTACGCAGCGCCGCACGATGGGCGCTTCTGCAACTGGAGCCGTGA
- the mutM gene encoding bifunctional DNA-formamidopyrimidine glycosylase/DNA-(apurinic or apyrimidinic site) lyase, with amino-acid sequence MPELPEVEIARRNLERWFKGHRIVRAEADATRVFRGAELARFTRLTGQVTALERKGKYLLLSLEGGHGLMAHLGMTGKFVRRKEGEAVPYSRARFHLDDGHVVHFADPRLFGRMEPVSAQELWELPAVKALGRDPLTDGLTGPQLEEAVGDSKQDLKVALMDQGRVAGLGNIHAAEALFRAGLHPARKPGTLTPDDWKHLAKAIHAAFDFAFKEQEGEDITYLEEAGSVNRFRVYGRATGPCPKCGTTVESFTQGGRTTHFCPKCQPLSTVPSRASRKGPAAGKGTVPAVASTKPRSRRR; translated from the coding sequence ATGCCTGAGCTACCGGAAGTGGAGATCGCCCGGCGCAACCTGGAGCGCTGGTTCAAGGGCCACCGCATCGTGCGCGCGGAAGCGGACGCCACCCGCGTCTTCCGGGGCGCGGAGCTGGCGCGCTTCACCCGGCTCACCGGTCAGGTGACGGCCCTGGAGCGCAAGGGGAAGTACCTGCTCCTCAGCCTGGAGGGCGGCCACGGCCTGATGGCCCACCTGGGCATGACCGGCAAGTTCGTGCGCCGCAAGGAGGGGGAGGCCGTCCCCTACAGCCGCGCCCGCTTCCACCTGGACGACGGCCACGTGGTCCACTTCGCTGATCCACGCCTCTTCGGCCGGATGGAGCCCGTGTCCGCGCAGGAGCTGTGGGAGCTGCCCGCGGTGAAGGCCCTGGGCCGCGACCCGCTGACCGACGGGCTCACCGGGCCCCAGCTCGAGGAGGCCGTGGGGGATTCCAAGCAGGACCTGAAGGTGGCGCTGATGGACCAGGGCCGCGTGGCGGGCCTGGGCAACATCCACGCCGCGGAGGCCCTCTTCCGGGCGGGGCTGCACCCGGCGCGAAAGCCCGGCACCCTCACGCCCGACGACTGGAAGCACCTGGCGAAGGCCATCCACGCCGCCTTCGACTTCGCCTTCAAGGAGCAGGAGGGCGAGGACATCACCTATCTGGAGGAGGCGGGCTCCGTGAACCGCTTCCGCGTCTACGGGCGGGCGACGGGGCCCTGCCCGAAGTGCGGGACGACGGTGGAGTCCTTCACCCAGGGTGGGCGCACCACGCATTTCTGTCCGAAATGTCAGCCGCTCTCCACCGTTCCCTCCCGCGCGTCCCGGAAGGGGCCGGCGGCGGGGAAGGGAACGGTCCCCGCCGTTGCAAGTACGAAGCCCCGCTCCCGTAGACGTTGA
- a CDS encoding MTAP family purine nucleoside phosphorylase, with protein MPAVKVGIIGGQSLYQALGLQGRGEHLSVETPFGPHSTPLIATELDGVPTVFVFRHGQGHVHNATRAPYRANLFALKTLGVTHVLATGTVGSLREAIQPLHLALPDQVIDRTYRRPCTFYDDVAVHVELAQPFCATLRQTLIDAGQKSDTVVHPSATYVCIEGPSLSTQAESQLYRTWGGDLVGLTAMPEARLAREAELHYALIALPTDHDSWRPQPVGQEPEALLPQFAQRLDAVTAHGAVLLRRALPRIASAPTTCRCASALALAIFTDRTRIPAEVKSRLRPLLGRYLPSGLV; from the coding sequence ATGCCGGCGGTCAAGGTGGGCATCATCGGGGGCCAGTCCCTCTACCAGGCCCTGGGACTCCAGGGGCGCGGCGAACACCTCTCCGTGGAGACGCCCTTCGGGCCCCACAGCACCCCGCTCATCGCCACGGAGCTGGACGGCGTCCCCACCGTCTTCGTCTTCCGCCACGGCCAGGGCCACGTCCACAACGCCACCCGCGCCCCCTATCGCGCCAACCTCTTCGCCCTGAAGACCCTGGGCGTCACCCACGTGCTCGCCACCGGCACCGTGGGCAGCCTGCGCGAGGCCATCCAGCCGCTCCACCTGGCGCTGCCGGATCAGGTCATCGACCGGACCTACCGCCGCCCCTGCACGTTCTACGACGACGTCGCCGTGCACGTGGAGCTGGCCCAGCCCTTCTGTGCCACCCTGCGCCAGACGCTCATCGACGCGGGCCAGAAGAGCGACACCGTGGTGCACCCGTCCGCCACCTACGTCTGCATCGAGGGCCCCTCCCTCAGCACCCAGGCGGAGAGCCAGCTGTACCGCACATGGGGCGGGGACCTCGTGGGGCTCACCGCCATGCCGGAGGCGCGGCTCGCGCGCGAGGCGGAGCTGCACTACGCCCTCATCGCGTTGCCCACCGACCATGACTCCTGGCGCCCGCAGCCCGTGGGCCAGGAGCCCGAAGCGCTCCTGCCGCAGTTCGCCCAGCGGCTGGACGCCGTCACCGCCCACGGCGCCGTGCTCCTGCGCCGCGCGCTGCCCCGCATCGCCAGCGCGCCCACCACCTGCCGCTGCGCCAGCGCGCTCGCGCTGGCCATCTTCACCGACCGCACGCGCATCCCCGCGGAGGTGAAGAGCCGCCTGCGTCCGCTGCTGGGCCGCTACCTGCCCTCCGGACTCGTCTAG